A window from Schistosoma haematobium chromosome 3, whole genome shotgun sequence encodes these proteins:
- a CDS encoding hypothetical protein (EggNog:ENOG410V505~COG:M,O,T~BUSCO:EOG091G0MY8): protein MDIIKENLNNITDISFKKPEGKLKTLNLIPNSVHLVVISKLSIPKIIRVNLPHRSQNLSICLIVKDFRKDDYERTTESWKRRWNMDLKKSELSHLDAPEATFLPLRELKVAYQTFAAKRRLAATFDIFLADKRIVHRLQNKLGRAFYQEVSGKFPIPTSFSNNNLVDTVRRQLHTSLFVIRGNGTTDSLIIGDDLFSSFELKENVISVCEKICSEWPGGGMANIRSIYIQSSGISIPLYYDETEAPLTTISEKLSSLPKAVHRRSHTLIKKLKNTEDGVPIVSQPKKSQKSLKRLPKELVSQIADDLPLTSDEVDKILRKRNFNDSSITQMKLKRNKRISRHKFVKI, encoded by the exons ATGGATATTATCAAAGAAAATTTAAATAACATCACAGATATTAGTTTCAAGAAACCTGAAGGGAAACTCAAAACTCTAAACTTAATTCCTAACAGTGTACATCTTGTAGTAATAAGCAAATTATCCATCCCAAAAATTATTCGTGTAAACTTACCACATCGTTCACAAAATCTATCTATCTGTTTGATAGTTAAAGATTTTCGCAAAGATGATTATGAACGCACTACAGAATCTTGGAAACGGCGTTGGAACATGGATTTGAAAAAGTCCGAACTTTCTCACTTAGACGCACCTGAAGCGACATTTTTACCTCTGCGGGAACTAAAAGTAGCTTACCAAACTTTTGCTGCCAAACGTCGACTGGCTGCCACTTTTGACATATTTCTTGCCGACAAACGAATTGTTCATcgtttacaaaataaactggGTAGAGCGTTCTACCAGGAGGTTTCAGGGAAATTTCCTATCCCAACGTCATTTTCGAACAATAATCTTGTAGATACTGTCCGACGGCAACTACATACATCTTTGTTCGTAATTCGAGGCAATGGGACAACCGATAGTCTCATAATTGGGGATGATCTTTTCTCTTCATTCGAGCTAAAGGAGAATGTAATATCAGTT TGTGAAAAAATCTGTTCAGAATGGCCAGGTGGTGGTATGGCAAATATCCGTTCTATTTACATTCAAAGCTCAGGTATCTCCATTCCTTTGTACTACGATGAAACAGAAGCACCTTTAACTACAATAAGTGAAAAATTATCGAGTCTTCCTAAAGCTGTTCACCGAAGATCTCATACACTTATTAAGAAACTAAAAAACACAGAAGATGGTGTGCCAATCGTTAGTCAACCTAAAAAGTCTCAAAAATCACTTAAAAGATTACCGAAAGAACTCGTTTCACAAATTGCAGATGATCTTCCTTTGACATCAGATGAAGTCGACAAAATTTTACGCAAACGAAACTTCAACGATAGTAGCATCACCCAAATGAAGTTAAAACGAAATAAAAGGATTTCCCGTCATAAATTTGTAAAAATATAG
- a CDS encoding hypothetical protein (EggNog:ENOG410V505~COG:M,O,T~BUSCO:EOG091G0MY8), translated as MGPNFAKNPIFNTMDIIKENLNNITDISFKKPEGKLKTLNLIPNSVHLVVISKLSIPKIIRVNLPHRSQNLSICLIVKDFRKDDYERTTESWKRRWNMDLKKSELSHLDAPEATFLPLRELKVAYQTFAAKRRLAATFDIFLADKRIVHRLQNKLGRAFYQEVSGKFPIPTSFSNNNLVDTVRRQLHTSLFVIRGNGTTDSLIIGDDLFSSFELKENVISVCEKICSEWPGGGMANIRSIYIQSSGISIPLYYDETEAPLTTISEKLSSLPKAVHRRSHTLIKKLKNTEDGVPIVSQPKKSQKSLKRLPKELVSQIADDLPLTSDEVDKILRKRNFNDSSITQMKLKRNKRISRHKFVKI; from the exons ATGGGGCCGAATTTTGCGAAGAACCCCATTTTTAATACA ATGGATATTATCAAAGAAAATTTAAATAACATCACAGATATTAGTTTCAAGAAACCTGAAGGGAAACTCAAAACTCTAAACTTAATTCCTAACAGTGTACATCTTGTAGTAATAAGCAAATTATCCATCCCAAAAATTATTCGTGTAAACTTACCACATCGTTCACAAAATCTATCTATCTGTTTGATAGTTAAAGATTTTCGCAAAGATGATTATGAACGCACTACAGAATCTTGGAAACGGCGTTGGAACATGGATTTGAAAAAGTCCGAACTTTCTCACTTAGACGCACCTGAAGCGACATTTTTACCTCTGCGGGAACTAAAAGTAGCTTACCAAACTTTTGCTGCCAAACGTCGACTGGCTGCCACTTTTGACATATTTCTTGCCGACAAACGAATTGTTCATcgtttacaaaataaactggGTAGAGCGTTCTACCAGGAGGTTTCAGGGAAATTTCCTATCCCAACGTCATTTTCGAACAATAATCTTGTAGATACTGTCCGACGGCAACTACATACATCTTTGTTCGTAATTCGAGGCAATGGGACAACCGATAGTCTCATAATTGGGGATGATCTTTTCTCTTCATTCGAGCTAAAGGAGAATGTAATATCAGTT TGTGAAAAAATCTGTTCAGAATGGCCAGGTGGTGGTATGGCAAATATCCGTTCTATTTACATTCAAAGCTCAGGTATCTCCATTCCTTTGTACTACGATGAAACAGAAGCACCTTTAACTACAATAAGTGAAAAATTATCGAGTCTTCCTAAAGCTGTTCACCGAAGATCTCATACACTTATTAAGAAACTAAAAAACACAGAAGATGGTGTGCCAATCGTTAGTCAACCTAAAAAGTCTCAAAAATCACTTAAAAGATTACCGAAAGAACTCGTTTCACAAATTGCAGATGATCTTCCTTTGACATCAGATGAAGTCGACAAAATTTTACGCAAACGAAACTTCAACGATAGTAGCATCACCCAAATGAAGTTAAAACGAAATAAAAGGATTTCCCGTCATAAATTTGTAAAAATATAG